The sequence AAATGAATTGCGTGCGTTACAACTTTTTGAAAAAGCTGGCATCATTAAACTTGATAAAAACGCTGGCGAAAATACAACTAAAAAAGATGTTGTTGAAAATAAACTTGATTTGCAAATTGTTGAACTTGACGCTGCACAAATTCCAGCTCAATTAGGTGAAGTAGCTGTTGCTGCTATTAATACAAACTTTGCAATGGGTGCTGGGCTTAACATTAAAGATAATGCTATTTACCACGAGCCATTAGTTAAAAACCCATATCCTAACTACTTTGTTGTTCGTACCGAAAATAAAGATGATGCTATTGTCGCAAAACTTAAAAAGTATTATCAATCTGATGATGTGAAAGAATTTATCGCAAAACAATTTAAAGGTTCGGTTGTTCCAACTTGGTAAATGACTGTATTACTGGAGGCGTAAGGCATGATTGAATTAAAAAACATTACGAAAAATTATAAAGTTGGTAAAAAAACAATCAACGCATTAGATAACGTTTCTTTAAGTGTTCATAAAGGTGAAATTTATGGCGTGATTGGTTATAGTGGCGCTGGTAAAAGTACTCTCATACGTTGTATCAATCTATTAGAAACACCGACTGAGGGTGAAGTTTTTGTTGACGGTATCAAACTAAATGATTTAAATAAAAATGACTTACAACAAACACGTCAAAAAATCGGAATGATTTTTCAAGGTTACAATTTACTTACAACTGCAACTGTATATGATAATGTGGCTATTCCATTGAAACTCGCAGGGTTATCAAAAGATCTTATCCAACAGCGCGTTAAGAAATACTTAGAAATCGTTGGTTTAAGTGATCGAGCGTCAGCTTTTCCTGCACAGTTATCTGGTGGGCAAAAACAACGTGTAGCGATTGCACGTGCCCTTTCACATGAACCAGAAATTTTATTAAGCGACGAAGCAACAAGTGCACTTGATCCCACTACAACAGAGTCTATCCTTGATTTATTGTTAGAAATAAACCAGGAGCTAGGCCTAACCATCTTTTTAATCACGCATGAATTAAGTGTTATTCAGCGCTTGTGTGATCGTGTTGCGGTGATGCAAGATGGACAAATTGTAGAACAAGGGCCTGTCGTTGATGTGTTTACACAGCCGCGTTCAACTATTACCAAAACATTCGTTCAAGATTCGGCAAAATACAAATTGCCTGCTAAATTTTTGCAAACTTTACCAGAAGAAGGCGTTCTTATCCATTGTACTTTTGTTGGTATTTCATCAACTAAACCAGCATTAGCACATGTAGCAACTACTTTTGGAGTGGTACCTAATATCATTGCTGGTGGAATTGATCAATTTAAAAATGAATCCGTTGGCAATCTTCTGGTTCATTTAGAGGGCGAACCAGACAAAGTAACTGCAGCAATTAATTATCTGAGTGGTCAAGGAATTATTGTGAAGAAAGAAGGTGAAATCAATGGCTAATTTTTTTAATGAATGGGGTCCCACTTTACTCGATGGTTTAGCTGCGACGATTCAGATGACCGTGATTTCCCTACTGATTTCAATTATTCTCGGCGTCCCTTTAGCTATTCTACTTGTACTAACACGTAAAGGTGGTTACGCGGATAGTCCTGTCGCATACGCTATTTCAAATGCTGCTATCAACGTTATTCGATCAATCCCTTTCATCATATTGCTATTCTTTCTACTCCCTTTTACAAAGGTCGTAGCTGGCACAACGATTGGCGTCCAAGGTGTTATCGTTCCATTAGTTGTCTATTGTGCGCCTTATATTGCACGTTTGATTGAATCTGCATTATTAGAAGTCGATAAAGGTGTTGTTGAAGCGTATCAATCCATGGGTATCTCAACTTGGAAAATCATTTGGTTTGTGGTGGTTCGTGAATCCCGTTCATCGATTGTTTTAGGTTTAACAATTGCTACTATTGGTTTGATTGGCGCAACTGCTATGGCTGGCTTTGTAGGCGCTGGCGGTTTAGGTGACCTTGCTTATCAATTCGGTTATCTTCGCTTCCAACCTAACATGATGTATGCCACCTTAATTTTGTTGATTGTGATTGTACAAATTATTCAATCTCTCGGCAGCTTAATTGCTCGTCGTTTGAAAAAAAATTAATAAAAAATCGCACGGTAGACGTAAAACACGTCAGCTGTGCGATTTTTTTCACTTACTTTTCTGATGGCCATTGTTCTCCGGCATAAGCCATTTCCCAAAATGCCAATTCATACTCCTTAGCCCGTTTAAATGCATCGCGCATTTTTTCCTTTTCCGCTTCACTACTTAGTTCGGCTAAACGATTTAACAAATCAATTTGTACTTGAGTCTCTTTCTGAAATAGCTCGCTACCATAGTTTTCCAGCCAACTAGCATACAAGGGGTTCACTGGTTTACTGTCCCGATAATAAGACCCAATATCTGCATAAAGCCAATAACAAGGAAGTAGTCCAGCAATCGTTTGCCCTAAACTTCCTGCCATCGCCACACGATATAAATGTGATGTATACCCATATGCTGTTGGTAATGGACGAATATCAGTTTGTATTGTTGTCGACATCCCTAATAAACGAGCATGCTCCGTGTGCATTAACATCTCTGCTGCAATTGTTTCTTGTGCTTGCTTCAATAACATATGAGTAACAGCTGTTTCTTCTGCTTGAACTGCTGCTAGCGCATGTATTTTACTATAATGGTTTAGATAATACATATCCTGCACTAAATACCGTTTAAATGCTTCTTCTGGTAATGTTCCTTCTGCTAGTTCGACTACAAAAGGATGTGTCATGCTTTTTTCCCAACTCTTTGCTGTCATGACTTTTAACTCGTCTGTGAACAATGTCATTTTCTGATCCCCCTTTAATTAAGCGTAAAAAAACAACCACCTTCTAAAAAGAGAAAGTGGTTGTTTTTGTATGCGAAAAAACGGCTAAACACCAGCTGTTAAACAGAATGATGTTCCATACGAGAACAAGCCACATTCCTTCCGCTGGTACTAACCAGATCAAGTCAAAGGGTTGAGGACAATGTCCAATCTCAGCTTATCTAAGCTCCCCTAGTGGTGTTTATTTACTGCTTCATCTTAGCATGTTCATTCTAATCATTCAATCGTTATCTTTTTTCATTCATTTTCGTTACAAATTTTTCTGTAATAAGTTGTGGACGCGTAATTGCGCTTCCAACAACAATAGAATGAACACCTAATTGTTTACACTGCTGTGCTTTTTCAGGTGTATCAACATTACCTTCTGCGATGACAGGTAGTGTACATTTCTCAATAATTGTTCGTAGTTTTTCAAAATGATTAGCTGCCAAATCATGACCTTCAGATTCAGCTGTGTACCCAATCAATGTTGTCGATATACAATCAAACCCTAACGATTCAGCATTAAGGGCTTCATCTACTGTAGCAATATCTGCCATTAGTAATATATCAGGATAATTCAACTTAATTTTAGAGACTAATTCTGCTAAACTTTCACCATTCGGTCGTACTCGGCTAGTCGCATCTAAGGCAATCATTTCACAACCTGTTGTCATTAATTCATTAACTTCTAACATTGTGGCTGTAATAAATACAGGGGAGTCCTCATAGTCCCGTTTGATAATTCCTACAATGGGTAAACTTGTTGTCGCTTGAATTGCTATAATATCAATTACTGAATTTGCCCGAATACCAACTGCCCCACCTTGCTCAGCTGCAACTGCTAAACGGCTCATAATGTAAGAACTATGTAAGGGTTCATTTTCTAACGCTTGACATGACACGATTAAACCGTCTTTTACCTTTTTTAACATCGTCATTTTCATCCG comes from Brochothrix thermosphacta DSM 20171 = FSL F6-1036 and encodes:
- a CDS encoding methionine ABC transporter ATP-binding protein, with product MIELKNITKNYKVGKKTINALDNVSLSVHKGEIYGVIGYSGAGKSTLIRCINLLETPTEGEVFVDGIKLNDLNKNDLQQTRQKIGMIFQGYNLLTTATVYDNVAIPLKLAGLSKDLIQQRVKKYLEIVGLSDRASAFPAQLSGGQKQRVAIARALSHEPEILLSDEATSALDPTTTESILDLLLEINQELGLTIFLITHELSVIQRLCDRVAVMQDGQIVEQGPVVDVFTQPRSTITKTFVQDSAKYKLPAKFLQTLPEEGVLIHCTFVGISSTKPALAHVATTFGVVPNIIAGGIDQFKNESVGNLLVHLEGEPDKVTAAINYLSGQGIIVKKEGEING
- the tenA gene encoding thiaminase II yields the protein MTLFTDELKVMTAKSWEKSMTHPFVVELAEGTLPEEAFKRYLVQDMYYLNHYSKIHALAAVQAEETAVTHMLLKQAQETIAAEMLMHTEHARLLGMSTTIQTDIRPLPTAYGYTSHLYRVAMAGSLGQTIAGLLPCYWLYADIGSYYRDSKPVNPLYASWLENYGSELFQKETQVQIDLLNRLAELSSEAEKEKMRDAFKRAKEYELAFWEMAYAGEQWPSEK
- a CDS encoding methionine ABC transporter permease, with amino-acid sequence MANFFNEWGPTLLDGLAATIQMTVISLLISIILGVPLAILLVLTRKGGYADSPVAYAISNAAINVIRSIPFIILLFFLLPFTKVVAGTTIGVQGVIVPLVVYCAPYIARLIESALLEVDKGVVEAYQSMGISTWKIIWFVVVRESRSSIVLGLTIATIGLIGATAMAGFVGAGGLGDLAYQFGYLRFQPNMMYATLILLIVIVQIIQSLGSLIARRLKKN
- a CDS encoding N-acetylmannosamine-6-phosphate 2-epimerase — its product is MLKKVKDGLIVSCQALENEPLHSSYIMSRLAVAAEQGGAVGIRANSVIDIIAIQATTSLPIVGIIKRDYEDSPVFITATMLEVNELMTTGCEMIALDATSRVRPNGESLAELVSKIKLNYPDILLMADIATVDEALNAESLGFDCISTTLIGYTAESEGHDLAANHFEKLRTIIEKCTLPVIAEGNVDTPEKAQQCKQLGVHSIVVGSAITRPQLITEKFVTKMNEKR